The Bombus pascuorum chromosome 11, iyBomPasc1.1, whole genome shotgun sequence genome has a window encoding:
- the LOC132911940 gene encoding insulin-degrading enzyme isoform X1: MVLTHMFKSRIFYIPTHSFFVYRCKSAGIKVPTSTMVHHNLIEKRYDNITKSPNDKREYRGLLLSNKMRVLLISDPTTDKSAAALNVNIGYLSEPDDLPGLAHFCEHMLFLGTEKYPEKNDYNKYLSQNGGTYNASTYMDHTLYYFDVHAEKLKGALDRFAQFFIAPLFTEALTELELNAIHMECKKNLANDTWRLDQLDRSSADPNHPFSKFATGNKETLDIIPKQKGINVREKLLEFHNKFYSSNIMGLSVFGKESLDELEQMVVELFSQVKNKDITVPTWPEHPFNSKQHFQNRWYVVPIKDIRNLYIIFPIPDLREHYKSAPAHYISHLLGHEGEGSLLSLLKAKGWCNSLGSGKRLGARGFSFFAVFVDLTEEGIQHVDDIVLLTFQYINMLNKHGPVEWIYNEYRDIANINFRFKEKGYPCDYVSGIAQILYDYPMEEILIAEHLFPLWKPDLITWVMEYLKPENVRIHVVAKLYENIADETEKWYGVKFKKEKIPQNIISKWINAGLNSDLQLPPKNEFIPEKFDIKPAESTISKFPVIIEDTPLIRLWFKQDDEFLIPRANLFIDFVSPLAYMDPLSCNLTYIFVLLFRDALNEYAYAADIVGLKWELTNSKYGMTLGIVGYDDKQHVLLNKIIDKMINFKVDPKRFEIWKENYIRSLKNYKAEQPYQHAVYYLAVLLSEQIWMKDELLNATSHLTVERVQNFIPQFLNKIHMECLIHGNVTMSEAIETAKSIESKLSNAVPHIVPLLSRQLVLHREIKLEDGCQFLFEVKTKFHSNSCTQVYYQTGLQSTESNMLLELLAQILSEPCFTTLRTKEQLGYIVFSGVRRTNGAQGLRIIVQSDRHPKYVEQRINAFLNSMLQYIPSMTKEEFNAHKESLAIRRLEKPKQMTTLSAIFWSEIISQQYNFDRANIEVAYLKTITQEQILKFYEEIFQSDIQRKLSVHVLSTLKDVKLEDENVMESNEYITSDEKNNIEPKKIDDIISFKISQCLYPLLKPFSDIPRKGAHSSKL; this comes from the exons atgGTTTTAACACATATGTTCAAATCTCGTATTTTTTACATACCAACCCACTCTTTCTTTGTTTACAG GTGTAAATCGGCTGGTATAAAAGTACCTACATCTACCATGGTTCATCATAATCTTATAGAAAAGCGTTACGATAACATAACTAAATCACCAAATGATAAAAGGGAATATAGAGGTCTATTGCTTTCTAATAAAATGAGAGTTTTACTTATTAGTGATCCCACAACAGACAAAAGTGCCGCTGCTTTGAATGTGAATATTG GTTATTTAAGTGAACCAGATGATTTACCAGGCTTAGCACATTTTTGTGAACATATGTTATTTCTGGGAACAGAAAAATATCCAGAGAAAaatgattataataaatatttgtcacAAAATGGTGGTACTTATAATGCATCAACTTATATGGATCATAcactttattattttgatgtaCATGCAGAAAAATTGAAAGGTGCATTAGATCGTTTTgcacaattttttattgcacCACTCTTTACGGAAGCTTTAACTGAGTTAGAATTAAATGCTATCCATATggaatgtaaaaaaaatttagcAAATGATACATGGCGCCTTGATCAATTAGATAGATCATCAGCTGATCCAAATCATCCTTTCTCAAAATTTGCTACTGGGAATAAGGAAACTTTAGATATAATCCCAAAACAAAAAGGAATAAATGTACGGGAAAAATTACTTGAATttcataacaaattttattcctctAACATTATGGGATTATCTGTATTTGGTAAAg AGAGTTTAGATGAACTTGAACAAATGGTAGTAGAGTTATTTTCTCAAGTGAAAAATAAGGATATTACAGTACCTACTTGGCCGGAACATCCTTTTAATTCAAAGCAACATTTTCAAAACAGGTGGTATGTTGTTCCAATAAAAGACATTaggaatttgtatattatatttcctataCCTGACTTGCGAGAACATTATAAATCAGcg cCTGCACATTATATTTCACATCTATTAGGACACGAAGGGGAAGGATCACTTTTATCTTTATTGAAAGCAAAAGGATGGTGCAATTCGCTTGGTTCGGGTAAACGATTAGGTGCTAGAGGTTTTAGCTTCTTTGCTGTTTTTGTTGATTTAACAGAAGAAGGCATTCAACATGTTGATGATATTGTCCTCTTAACGTTCCAATATATTAACATGCTAAACAAACATGGGCCAGTTGAGTGGATTTACAAt GAATATAGAGACAtcgcaaatataaatttccgatTCAAGGAAAAAGGTTATCCTTGTGATTATGTCAGTGGTATAGCACAGATATTATATGATTACCCaatggaagaaattttaatagcgGAACATCTTTTTCCATTGTGGAAACCAGATTTAATCACATGGGtaatggaatatttgaaaCCAGAAAATGTTAGAATTCATGTAGTTGCAAAgctatatgaaaatatagcTGACGAAACTGAAAAATGGTATGgtgttaaatttaaaaaagaaaagataccacaaaatataataagtaaatGGATTAACGCTGGTTTAAATTCGGATTTACAATTGCCACCAAAGAATGAGTTCATAccagaaaaatttgatataaaaccAGCAGAGAGTACT ATATCCAAATTTCCAGTAATTATTGAAGACACTCCACTAATAAGATTATGGTTTAAACAAGATGATGAATTTCTTATACCCAGagctaatttatttatcgatttcgtcag TCCACTAGCATACATGGATCCCCTTAGTTGTAAtctaacatatatatttgtattattatttcgtgATGCTCTAAATGAATATGCATATGCCGCCGACATTGTTGGTCTTAAATGGGAACTTACTAATAGTAAATATGGAATGACA ctGGGAATTGTTGGCTACGACGATAAACAACACGtgttattgaataaaattattgataaaatgattaattttaaagttGATCCAAAAAGATTTGAGATTTGGAAAGAAAAT TATATTAGAagcttgaaaaattataaagctGAACAGCCATATCAGCATGCAGTTTATTATCTTGCTGTTTTATTATCAGAGCAAATTTGGATGAAGGATGAATTACTAAATGCTACGTCTC ATTTAACAGTTGAAAGAGTACAAAATTTCATCccacaatttttaaacaaaatacataTGGAATGTTTAATACATGGTAATGTAACAATGTCAGAAGCTATTGAAACTGCAAAGTCAATAGAATCAAAATTATCAAATGCAGTTCCTCATATAGTACCACTTCTATCTAGGCAGTTAGTTTTACATCGTGAAATCAAACTAGAAGATG gttgtcaatttttatttgaagtaaaaactaaatttcatAGTAATTCATGTACGCAAGTTTATTATCAAACTGGTTTACAATCAACAGAATCAAATATGCTTCTAGAACTTTTAGCACAGATTTTATCAGAACCTTGTTTTACTACGTTAAGAACTAAAGAACAATTGGGATATATTGTGTTTAGTGGAGTTCGAAGAACAAATGGTGCACAAGGTTTAAGAATTATAGTTCAAAGTGACAGACATCCTAAATATGTTGAACAGAGAATTAATGCGTTTTTAAATTCTATGTTG caATATATACCATCTATGacaaaagaagaatttaatgCACATAAAGAATCACTAGCAATACGACGACTTGAAAAACCTAAACAAATGACTACTTTATCTGCCATATTTTGGAGTGAAATTATATCACAACAATATAATTTCGATAGAGCAAATATCGAAGTTgcatatttaaaaactataaCACAGGAACAAATACTAAAGTTTTATGAA gaaatatttcaaagtgaCATTCAACGTAAATTATCAGTACATGTACTTTCTACACtaaaagatgtaaaattaGAAGATGAAAATGTAATGGAATCTAATGAATACATTACATcagatgaaaaaaataatattgaaccgaaaaaaattgatgatatcatatcatttaaaattagtCAATGTTTGTATCCATTACTGAAGCCATTCAGTGATATACCAAGAAAAGGTGCACACTCATCAAAATTATGA
- the LOC132911940 gene encoding insulin-degrading enzyme isoform X2, with amino-acid sequence MIRCKSAGIKVPTSTMVHHNLIEKRYDNITKSPNDKREYRGLLLSNKMRVLLISDPTTDKSAAALNVNIGYLSEPDDLPGLAHFCEHMLFLGTEKYPEKNDYNKYLSQNGGTYNASTYMDHTLYYFDVHAEKLKGALDRFAQFFIAPLFTEALTELELNAIHMECKKNLANDTWRLDQLDRSSADPNHPFSKFATGNKETLDIIPKQKGINVREKLLEFHNKFYSSNIMGLSVFGKESLDELEQMVVELFSQVKNKDITVPTWPEHPFNSKQHFQNRWYVVPIKDIRNLYIIFPIPDLREHYKSAPAHYISHLLGHEGEGSLLSLLKAKGWCNSLGSGKRLGARGFSFFAVFVDLTEEGIQHVDDIVLLTFQYINMLNKHGPVEWIYNEYRDIANINFRFKEKGYPCDYVSGIAQILYDYPMEEILIAEHLFPLWKPDLITWVMEYLKPENVRIHVVAKLYENIADETEKWYGVKFKKEKIPQNIISKWINAGLNSDLQLPPKNEFIPEKFDIKPAESTISKFPVIIEDTPLIRLWFKQDDEFLIPRANLFIDFVSPLAYMDPLSCNLTYIFVLLFRDALNEYAYAADIVGLKWELTNSKYGMTLGIVGYDDKQHVLLNKIIDKMINFKVDPKRFEIWKENYIRSLKNYKAEQPYQHAVYYLAVLLSEQIWMKDELLNATSHLTVERVQNFIPQFLNKIHMECLIHGNVTMSEAIETAKSIESKLSNAVPHIVPLLSRQLVLHREIKLEDGCQFLFEVKTKFHSNSCTQVYYQTGLQSTESNMLLELLAQILSEPCFTTLRTKEQLGYIVFSGVRRTNGAQGLRIIVQSDRHPKYVEQRINAFLNSMLQYIPSMTKEEFNAHKESLAIRRLEKPKQMTTLSAIFWSEIISQQYNFDRANIEVAYLKTITQEQILKFYEEIFQSDIQRKLSVHVLSTLKDVKLEDENVMESNEYITSDEKNNIEPKKIDDIISFKISQCLYPLLKPFSDIPRKGAHSSKL; translated from the exons atgatcag GTGTAAATCGGCTGGTATAAAAGTACCTACATCTACCATGGTTCATCATAATCTTATAGAAAAGCGTTACGATAACATAACTAAATCACCAAATGATAAAAGGGAATATAGAGGTCTATTGCTTTCTAATAAAATGAGAGTTTTACTTATTAGTGATCCCACAACAGACAAAAGTGCCGCTGCTTTGAATGTGAATATTG GTTATTTAAGTGAACCAGATGATTTACCAGGCTTAGCACATTTTTGTGAACATATGTTATTTCTGGGAACAGAAAAATATCCAGAGAAAaatgattataataaatatttgtcacAAAATGGTGGTACTTATAATGCATCAACTTATATGGATCATAcactttattattttgatgtaCATGCAGAAAAATTGAAAGGTGCATTAGATCGTTTTgcacaattttttattgcacCACTCTTTACGGAAGCTTTAACTGAGTTAGAATTAAATGCTATCCATATggaatgtaaaaaaaatttagcAAATGATACATGGCGCCTTGATCAATTAGATAGATCATCAGCTGATCCAAATCATCCTTTCTCAAAATTTGCTACTGGGAATAAGGAAACTTTAGATATAATCCCAAAACAAAAAGGAATAAATGTACGGGAAAAATTACTTGAATttcataacaaattttattcctctAACATTATGGGATTATCTGTATTTGGTAAAg AGAGTTTAGATGAACTTGAACAAATGGTAGTAGAGTTATTTTCTCAAGTGAAAAATAAGGATATTACAGTACCTACTTGGCCGGAACATCCTTTTAATTCAAAGCAACATTTTCAAAACAGGTGGTATGTTGTTCCAATAAAAGACATTaggaatttgtatattatatttcctataCCTGACTTGCGAGAACATTATAAATCAGcg cCTGCACATTATATTTCACATCTATTAGGACACGAAGGGGAAGGATCACTTTTATCTTTATTGAAAGCAAAAGGATGGTGCAATTCGCTTGGTTCGGGTAAACGATTAGGTGCTAGAGGTTTTAGCTTCTTTGCTGTTTTTGTTGATTTAACAGAAGAAGGCATTCAACATGTTGATGATATTGTCCTCTTAACGTTCCAATATATTAACATGCTAAACAAACATGGGCCAGTTGAGTGGATTTACAAt GAATATAGAGACAtcgcaaatataaatttccgatTCAAGGAAAAAGGTTATCCTTGTGATTATGTCAGTGGTATAGCACAGATATTATATGATTACCCaatggaagaaattttaatagcgGAACATCTTTTTCCATTGTGGAAACCAGATTTAATCACATGGGtaatggaatatttgaaaCCAGAAAATGTTAGAATTCATGTAGTTGCAAAgctatatgaaaatatagcTGACGAAACTGAAAAATGGTATGgtgttaaatttaaaaaagaaaagataccacaaaatataataagtaaatGGATTAACGCTGGTTTAAATTCGGATTTACAATTGCCACCAAAGAATGAGTTCATAccagaaaaatttgatataaaaccAGCAGAGAGTACT ATATCCAAATTTCCAGTAATTATTGAAGACACTCCACTAATAAGATTATGGTTTAAACAAGATGATGAATTTCTTATACCCAGagctaatttatttatcgatttcgtcag TCCACTAGCATACATGGATCCCCTTAGTTGTAAtctaacatatatatttgtattattatttcgtgATGCTCTAAATGAATATGCATATGCCGCCGACATTGTTGGTCTTAAATGGGAACTTACTAATAGTAAATATGGAATGACA ctGGGAATTGTTGGCTACGACGATAAACAACACGtgttattgaataaaattattgataaaatgattaattttaaagttGATCCAAAAAGATTTGAGATTTGGAAAGAAAAT TATATTAGAagcttgaaaaattataaagctGAACAGCCATATCAGCATGCAGTTTATTATCTTGCTGTTTTATTATCAGAGCAAATTTGGATGAAGGATGAATTACTAAATGCTACGTCTC ATTTAACAGTTGAAAGAGTACAAAATTTCATCccacaatttttaaacaaaatacataTGGAATGTTTAATACATGGTAATGTAACAATGTCAGAAGCTATTGAAACTGCAAAGTCAATAGAATCAAAATTATCAAATGCAGTTCCTCATATAGTACCACTTCTATCTAGGCAGTTAGTTTTACATCGTGAAATCAAACTAGAAGATG gttgtcaatttttatttgaagtaaaaactaaatttcatAGTAATTCATGTACGCAAGTTTATTATCAAACTGGTTTACAATCAACAGAATCAAATATGCTTCTAGAACTTTTAGCACAGATTTTATCAGAACCTTGTTTTACTACGTTAAGAACTAAAGAACAATTGGGATATATTGTGTTTAGTGGAGTTCGAAGAACAAATGGTGCACAAGGTTTAAGAATTATAGTTCAAAGTGACAGACATCCTAAATATGTTGAACAGAGAATTAATGCGTTTTTAAATTCTATGTTG caATATATACCATCTATGacaaaagaagaatttaatgCACATAAAGAATCACTAGCAATACGACGACTTGAAAAACCTAAACAAATGACTACTTTATCTGCCATATTTTGGAGTGAAATTATATCACAACAATATAATTTCGATAGAGCAAATATCGAAGTTgcatatttaaaaactataaCACAGGAACAAATACTAAAGTTTTATGAA gaaatatttcaaagtgaCATTCAACGTAAATTATCAGTACATGTACTTTCTACACtaaaagatgtaaaattaGAAGATGAAAATGTAATGGAATCTAATGAATACATTACATcagatgaaaaaaataatattgaaccgaaaaaaattgatgatatcatatcatttaaaattagtCAATGTTTGTATCCATTACTGAAGCCATTCAGTGATATACCAAGAAAAGGTGCACACTCATCAAAATTATGA
- the LOC132911940 gene encoding insulin-degrading enzyme isoform X3 has product MVHHNLIEKRYDNITKSPNDKREYRGLLLSNKMRVLLISDPTTDKSAAALNVNIGYLSEPDDLPGLAHFCEHMLFLGTEKYPEKNDYNKYLSQNGGTYNASTYMDHTLYYFDVHAEKLKGALDRFAQFFIAPLFTEALTELELNAIHMECKKNLANDTWRLDQLDRSSADPNHPFSKFATGNKETLDIIPKQKGINVREKLLEFHNKFYSSNIMGLSVFGKESLDELEQMVVELFSQVKNKDITVPTWPEHPFNSKQHFQNRWYVVPIKDIRNLYIIFPIPDLREHYKSAPAHYISHLLGHEGEGSLLSLLKAKGWCNSLGSGKRLGARGFSFFAVFVDLTEEGIQHVDDIVLLTFQYINMLNKHGPVEWIYNEYRDIANINFRFKEKGYPCDYVSGIAQILYDYPMEEILIAEHLFPLWKPDLITWVMEYLKPENVRIHVVAKLYENIADETEKWYGVKFKKEKIPQNIISKWINAGLNSDLQLPPKNEFIPEKFDIKPAESTISKFPVIIEDTPLIRLWFKQDDEFLIPRANLFIDFVSPLAYMDPLSCNLTYIFVLLFRDALNEYAYAADIVGLKWELTNSKYGMTLGIVGYDDKQHVLLNKIIDKMINFKVDPKRFEIWKENYIRSLKNYKAEQPYQHAVYYLAVLLSEQIWMKDELLNATSHLTVERVQNFIPQFLNKIHMECLIHGNVTMSEAIETAKSIESKLSNAVPHIVPLLSRQLVLHREIKLEDGCQFLFEVKTKFHSNSCTQVYYQTGLQSTESNMLLELLAQILSEPCFTTLRTKEQLGYIVFSGVRRTNGAQGLRIIVQSDRHPKYVEQRINAFLNSMLQYIPSMTKEEFNAHKESLAIRRLEKPKQMTTLSAIFWSEIISQQYNFDRANIEVAYLKTITQEQILKFYEEIFQSDIQRKLSVHVLSTLKDVKLEDENVMESNEYITSDEKNNIEPKKIDDIISFKISQCLYPLLKPFSDIPRKGAHSSKL; this is encoded by the exons ATGGTTCATCATAATCTTATAGAAAAGCGTTACGATAACATAACTAAATCACCAAATGATAAAAGGGAATATAGAGGTCTATTGCTTTCTAATAAAATGAGAGTTTTACTTATTAGTGATCCCACAACAGACAAAAGTGCCGCTGCTTTGAATGTGAATATTG GTTATTTAAGTGAACCAGATGATTTACCAGGCTTAGCACATTTTTGTGAACATATGTTATTTCTGGGAACAGAAAAATATCCAGAGAAAaatgattataataaatatttgtcacAAAATGGTGGTACTTATAATGCATCAACTTATATGGATCATAcactttattattttgatgtaCATGCAGAAAAATTGAAAGGTGCATTAGATCGTTTTgcacaattttttattgcacCACTCTTTACGGAAGCTTTAACTGAGTTAGAATTAAATGCTATCCATATggaatgtaaaaaaaatttagcAAATGATACATGGCGCCTTGATCAATTAGATAGATCATCAGCTGATCCAAATCATCCTTTCTCAAAATTTGCTACTGGGAATAAGGAAACTTTAGATATAATCCCAAAACAAAAAGGAATAAATGTACGGGAAAAATTACTTGAATttcataacaaattttattcctctAACATTATGGGATTATCTGTATTTGGTAAAg AGAGTTTAGATGAACTTGAACAAATGGTAGTAGAGTTATTTTCTCAAGTGAAAAATAAGGATATTACAGTACCTACTTGGCCGGAACATCCTTTTAATTCAAAGCAACATTTTCAAAACAGGTGGTATGTTGTTCCAATAAAAGACATTaggaatttgtatattatatttcctataCCTGACTTGCGAGAACATTATAAATCAGcg cCTGCACATTATATTTCACATCTATTAGGACACGAAGGGGAAGGATCACTTTTATCTTTATTGAAAGCAAAAGGATGGTGCAATTCGCTTGGTTCGGGTAAACGATTAGGTGCTAGAGGTTTTAGCTTCTTTGCTGTTTTTGTTGATTTAACAGAAGAAGGCATTCAACATGTTGATGATATTGTCCTCTTAACGTTCCAATATATTAACATGCTAAACAAACATGGGCCAGTTGAGTGGATTTACAAt GAATATAGAGACAtcgcaaatataaatttccgatTCAAGGAAAAAGGTTATCCTTGTGATTATGTCAGTGGTATAGCACAGATATTATATGATTACCCaatggaagaaattttaatagcgGAACATCTTTTTCCATTGTGGAAACCAGATTTAATCACATGGGtaatggaatatttgaaaCCAGAAAATGTTAGAATTCATGTAGTTGCAAAgctatatgaaaatatagcTGACGAAACTGAAAAATGGTATGgtgttaaatttaaaaaagaaaagataccacaaaatataataagtaaatGGATTAACGCTGGTTTAAATTCGGATTTACAATTGCCACCAAAGAATGAGTTCATAccagaaaaatttgatataaaaccAGCAGAGAGTACT ATATCCAAATTTCCAGTAATTATTGAAGACACTCCACTAATAAGATTATGGTTTAAACAAGATGATGAATTTCTTATACCCAGagctaatttatttatcgatttcgtcag TCCACTAGCATACATGGATCCCCTTAGTTGTAAtctaacatatatatttgtattattatttcgtgATGCTCTAAATGAATATGCATATGCCGCCGACATTGTTGGTCTTAAATGGGAACTTACTAATAGTAAATATGGAATGACA ctGGGAATTGTTGGCTACGACGATAAACAACACGtgttattgaataaaattattgataaaatgattaattttaaagttGATCCAAAAAGATTTGAGATTTGGAAAGAAAAT TATATTAGAagcttgaaaaattataaagctGAACAGCCATATCAGCATGCAGTTTATTATCTTGCTGTTTTATTATCAGAGCAAATTTGGATGAAGGATGAATTACTAAATGCTACGTCTC ATTTAACAGTTGAAAGAGTACAAAATTTCATCccacaatttttaaacaaaatacataTGGAATGTTTAATACATGGTAATGTAACAATGTCAGAAGCTATTGAAACTGCAAAGTCAATAGAATCAAAATTATCAAATGCAGTTCCTCATATAGTACCACTTCTATCTAGGCAGTTAGTTTTACATCGTGAAATCAAACTAGAAGATG gttgtcaatttttatttgaagtaaaaactaaatttcatAGTAATTCATGTACGCAAGTTTATTATCAAACTGGTTTACAATCAACAGAATCAAATATGCTTCTAGAACTTTTAGCACAGATTTTATCAGAACCTTGTTTTACTACGTTAAGAACTAAAGAACAATTGGGATATATTGTGTTTAGTGGAGTTCGAAGAACAAATGGTGCACAAGGTTTAAGAATTATAGTTCAAAGTGACAGACATCCTAAATATGTTGAACAGAGAATTAATGCGTTTTTAAATTCTATGTTG caATATATACCATCTATGacaaaagaagaatttaatgCACATAAAGAATCACTAGCAATACGACGACTTGAAAAACCTAAACAAATGACTACTTTATCTGCCATATTTTGGAGTGAAATTATATCACAACAATATAATTTCGATAGAGCAAATATCGAAGTTgcatatttaaaaactataaCACAGGAACAAATACTAAAGTTTTATGAA gaaatatttcaaagtgaCATTCAACGTAAATTATCAGTACATGTACTTTCTACACtaaaagatgtaaaattaGAAGATGAAAATGTAATGGAATCTAATGAATACATTACATcagatgaaaaaaataatattgaaccgaaaaaaattgatgatatcatatcatttaaaattagtCAATGTTTGTATCCATTACTGAAGCCATTCAGTGATATACCAAGAAAAGGTGCACACTCATCAAAATTATGA
- the LOC132911943 gene encoding protein krasavietz: protein MSQKIEKPILSGQRIKTRKRDEKEKYDPMGFRDAILLGLEKAGNDLDAISKYLDAAGSKLDYRRYGEDLFDILIAGGLLVPGGSIAQDGDKPVKTTACVFEQPEDMESMRNFEQVFIKLMRRYKYLEKMFEEEMKKVLVFMKGFTPKERIKLARMTALWISNGSVPPTVLSVLINEHLVKDNLALDFLLEVFVTWRQEKGLSSLMTALKKGNIEGRLMEFVPPNKRTEEYFRSVFEAVGLADIVKLHKAQASQEAKRDLQQLLLDDLADNRPLKDIILDLKEMAQKSGIPEHEVIGLIWVVVMGQAEWNKKEELVADQALKHLKIYTPLFDVFTTTARSELALLLKVQEFCYENMNFMKVFQKIVLLFYKTDVISEEVILKWYKEGHSVKGKMMFLDQMKKFVEWLQNAEEESESGEEED from the exons ATGAgtcaaaaaatagaaaaaccaATATTATCAGGTCAACGCATAAAGACCAGAAAAAGAG atgaaaaagaaaaatatgaccCTATGGGATTTCGAGATGCGATTTTACTTGGTTTGGAAAAGGCTGGTAACGACTTAGATGCAATTTCAAAGTACTTGGACGCAGCTGGCTCTAAATTAGATTACCGCAGATATGGAGAGGACCTCTTTGACATCTTAATAGCTGGTGGACTTTTAGTTCCAGGCGGTTCTATTGCTCAAGATGGTGATAAACCAGTAAAAACCACTGCTTGTGTTTTTGAACAACCAGAAGATATGGAATCTATGCGAAATTTTGAACAA GTTTTCATCAAACTTATGAGACGTTATAAATACTTGGAAAAAATGTTTgaggaagaaatgaaaaaggtATTGGTTTTTATGAAAGGCTTCACTCCTAAGGAAAGGATAAAATTAGCTAGAATGACAGCTCTGTGGATATCCAATGGTTCTGTTCCACCTACTGTTTTATcagttttaattaatgaacATCTGGTTAAAGACAACTTAGCATTAGACTTTTTATTAGAAGTTTTTGTCACTTGGAGGCAGGAGAAAGGTCTATCCAGTTTAATGACTGctttgaaaaaaggaaatattgaaGGAAG GTTAATGGAATTTGTACCGCCTAATAAACGAACtgaagaatattttcgatCTGTATTTGAAGCTGTTGGTCTTGCAGACAttgtaaaattacataaagcTCAAGCAAGTCAAGAAGCAAAACGGGACTTGCAACAACTGTTATTGGATGATTTGGCTGATAATCGTCCTTTGAAAGATATTATACTTGATCTCAAAGAAATGGCACAGAAGAGTGGTATTCCTGAGCATGAAGTTATTGGCCTG ATTTGGGTCGTAGTAATGGGTCAAGCTGaatggaataaaaaagaagaattagtGGCCGATCAAGCACTGAAgcacttaaaaatatatactccACTGTTTGATGTTTTTACAACCACTGCCAGATCTGAGCTTGCACTTCTTCTCAAGGTTCAGGAATTTTGTTATGAGAATATGAACTTTATGAAAGTCTTccagaaaattgttttactattttataaaa cgGATGTAATATCAGAAGAAGTGATTTTGAAGTGGTATAAGGAAGGCCATTCTGTTAAAGGAAAAATGATGTTCTTAgatcaaatgaaaaaattcgtTGAATGGTTACAGAATGCTGAAGAAGAATCTGAAtcaggagaagaagaagattaa